The following proteins are encoded in a genomic region of Brachypodium distachyon strain Bd21 chromosome 1, Brachypodium_distachyon_v3.0, whole genome shotgun sequence:
- the LOC100836909 gene encoding tRNA wybutosine-synthesizing protein 2/3/4 isoform X2, which produces MDFSRRKAAALAALSSPAPDKSPKGGVDAPIAPLLDAINSHADLFTTSSCSGRISVLAQPSPQPHPGEPKPKKKARGGGWVYISHDPADPDAVVELLFGGKAVGERGGGEELVLRFEPMIVAVECRDAAAAAALVAVAVGAGFRESGITSLQRRAMVAIRSSIRMEVPIGLIDGLVVSPEYIRYLVRIANCKMESNKKRMDGFLDVLQSKGLPGISGLLDGCNKTDSCCLGSKVKLSHNRTVQTHNEVLVAEKRSNDYSCEAGEKGDGEICEKSIEGSYFENRDPPRDNGAKLMHEGKLSALSRNKCCHLSITDLKISGEPIEKLFLWGQSACAVNVGGEQRVVTFGGFGGPGRHARRNYSLLLDQKSGLLTEINVKESPSPRMGHTVAVIDNHIYAIGGRAGPSEILEDVWVFQSTENRWSRVECTGNIFRPRHRHAAAAAALKIYVFGGLSNEGMYSCMNILDTENMQWNVIAAASEWPCARHSHSLVSYGSKLYMFGGHDGQRALNDFYSFDITTLRWNKESTSGRTPSPRFSHCMFIYKHYLGILGGCPIRENNQEVALLSLEHRVWFHVSIPSLGQCLCVRSSAVVTDDDLVVVGGGASCYAFGTKFSQPVKIDLHLLDSVFELVYKKNDMVIESFDQISTTNLQEHEQNGTFVSHDVKSLVDTAASDFSDSDPLVLQMEKKYAKLAKDILKKFGWLDLARKVRVSQDNVHVLFPVSRIFHTLIIDHHSKMLDDDSCISEGVSECPEKKVLNASTSLHKALEILSSCHGSLLKDELALGRKAFKSPQTIMRELVSSLLEREGMPSQLLQQLPTRWETLGDITVLPKTCFKDPQWESIKEELWQLVAKLLGAQRLARQGKIMPNGTRDSTLELLVGDNGWVTHFENGISYSLDATKCMFSSGNRSEKLRMGQLDCSDEVVVDLFSGIGYFVLPFLVKANAKLVYACEWNPHALEALHRNVRDNRVADRCVILEGDNRVIAPKGVADRVCLGLIPSSECSWATAVKALRVEGGMLHIHGNVNDSDEASWLDSVVESISNTATTHGLSWKVSLEHVERVKWYGPHIQHVVVDVRCQAN; this is translated from the exons ATGGACTTCTCTCGCCGGaaagcggcggcgctggccgcgctctcctcgccggcgccggacaAGTCCCCTAAAGGCGGGGTAGACGCCCCCATCGCCCCACTTCTCGACGCCATCAACTCCCATGCGGATCTCttcaccacctcctcctgctccggcCGCATCTCAGTCCTCGCACAGCCCTCGCCGCAGCCTCACCCTGGTGAACCCAAGCCCAAGAAGAAGGCCCGTGGCGGCGGGTGGGTGTACATCTCGCATGACCCCGCCGACCCGGATGCCGTTGTGGAGTTGCTCTTCGGTGGGAAGGCTGTCGGGGAGAGGGGTGGAGGGGAGGAGCTGGTGCTCAGGTTCGAGCCGATGATTGTGGCGGTGGAGTGCAGGGAtgctgcggcggccgcggcgctcgtcgccgtGGCAGTCGGCGCGGGATTCCGGGAATCAG GTATCACAAGCTTGCAAAGACGTGCTATGGTAGCAATAAGATCCTCAATTCGCATGGAGGTCCCTATTGGCTtgattgatggacttgtagtTTCTCCCGAGTACATCCGGTACCTTGTTAGAATTGCCAACTGTAAAATGGAGTCAAACAAGAAGCGAATGGATGGATTTCTAGATGTTCTGCAGTCAAAG GGTCTGCCAGGAATATCTGGGTTGCTAGATGGTTGTAACAAAACAGATAGTTGTTGCTTGGGCTCCAAAGTTAAGTTGTCACACAATAGGACTGTGCAGACACATAATGAAGTGTTAGTTGCAGAAAAGAGAAGCAACGACTACAGTTGTGAAGCTGGCGAGAAAGGTGATGGCGAAATTTGTGAGAAGTCAATAGAAGGATCATATTTTGAAAATCGAGACCCTCCACGCGACAACGGTGCCAA ATTAATGCATGAGGGGAAATTGTCAGCGTTATCACGAAATAAATGTTGCCATCTTTCTATTACTGATTTGAAGATTAGTGGTGAACCGATTGAGAAGCTCTTCTTGTGGGGCCAATCTGCCTGTGCTGTAAATGTTGGAGGAGAGCAGCGGGTCGTAACTTTTGGTGGTTTTGGAGGACCTGGGAGGCATGCAAGAAGAAATTACTCCCTTCTGCTTGATCAGAAATCTGGCTTGTTGACGGAAATAAATGTTAAAGAGTCACCTTCACCACGGATGGGTCATACAGTTGCTGTAATAGACAATCACATTTATGCTATTGGAGGTAGGGCTGGTCCTTCAGAAATTCTTGAAGATGTCTGGGTTTTCCAAAGCACTGAGAATAGATGGTCAAGAGTAGAGTGCACTGGAAATATTTTCCGTCCAAG ACACCgacatgctgctgctgcagcagctttGAAAATATATGTGTTTGGTGGACTCAGTAATGAAGGCATGTATTCTTGTATGAATATACTGGACACCGAAAACATGCAGTGGAATGTGATTGCTGCAGCTAGTGAATGGCCGTGTGCTCGGCATTCACATTCTCTGGTGTCTTATGGTTCAAAGTTGTACATGTTTGGGGGTCATGATGGTCAGCGGGCACTAAACGACTTCTATAGTTTTGATATAACAACGCTTAGGTGGAACAAAGAAAGCACTAGTGGAAGAACACCATCTCCTAGATTTTCACATTGCATGTTCATCTACAAACACTATCTTGGGATACTTGGTGGTTGCCCTATTAGAGAAAACAACCAAGAAGTTGCTCTGCTAAGCTTAGAGCATAGAGTTTGGTTCCATGTTTCTATTCCATCTCTAGGCCAATGCCTCTGTGTCCGTAGCTCAGCTGTTGTCACTGATGATGATCTTGTTGTcgttggtggtggtgcatcttGCTATGCATTTGGAACAAAATTTAGTCAACCAGTAAAAATTGATCTTCATTTACTGGATTCAGTATTTGAACTTGTTTACAAGAAAAATGACATGGTTATAGAAAGTTTTGATCAAATATCTACCACAAATTTACAAGAACATGAGCAAAATGGCACCTTTGTTAGTCATGATGTGAAGTCACTGGTTGATACTGCCGCTAGTGATTTTTCTGATTCAGACCCTctagttctccaaatggaaaAGAAGTATGCCAAATTAGCAAAGGACATTCTGAAAAAGTTTGGTTGGTTGGACCTTGCTAGAAAAGTTCGAGTCAGCCAGGATAATGTCCATGTTCTTTTTCCTGTTAGTAGAATCTTTCACACCCTAATCATTGATCATCATTCCAAGATGCTAGATGATGACTCGTGTATCTCTGAAGGAGTATCAGAATGTCCTGAAAAGAAGGTTTTAAATGCTAGCACTTCTCTTCATAAAGCTTTGGAAATATTGTCATCATGCCATGGTTCCCTTTTGAAAGATGAACTAGCACTCGGCCGAAAAGCTTTTAAGTCACCTCAAACCATCATGAGAGAACTTGTATCTTCTCTACTGGAAAGAGAAGGAATGCCCTCTCAGTTGTTACAGCAGCTGCCAACTAG GTGGGAAACCCTGGGTGATATCACTGTGCTTCCGAAGACTTGTTTTAAGGACCCACAATGGGAATCAATTAAAGAAGAACTTTGGCAACTAGTTGCCAAGTTGCTTGGGGCACAACGTCTTGCACGCCAA GGGAAAATCATGCCAAATGGCACACGAGATAGCACATTAGAACTTCTCGTGGGTGATAATGGCTGGGTAACCCACTTTGAAAATGGCATCTCGTATTCACTTGATGCAACAAAATGCATGTTTTCTTCTGGTAATCGCTCCGAGAAGCTTCGCATGGGGCAGCTTGATTGTAGTGATGAAGTGGTTGTGGACTTGTTTTCTGGAATTGGATACTTTGTGCTCCCATTTCTTGTGAA GGCTAATGCCAAGTTGGTTTATGCATGTGAATGGAATCCACATGCTCTGGAGGCTCTTCACCGGAATGTCAGGGACAACCGTGTAGCAGATAGGTGTGTTATACTTGAAGGAGATAACCGTGTGATAGCACCAAAA GGGGTTGCTGATCGTGTTTGTCTTGGGCTGATACCCTCCAGTGAATGTAGCTGGGCCACTGCTGTTAAGGCTTTAAG GGTTGAAGGAGGCATGCTGCATATACATGGGAATGTCAACGACTCAGATGAAGCGAGCTGGTTGGACAGTGTTGTTGAGTCCATCAGTAATACTGCCACAACTCATG GACTATCTTGGAAAGTCTCTCTGGAGCATGTGGAACGCGTCAAATGGTATGGGCCGCATATTCAACATGTTGTAGTTGATGTCAGATGCCAAGCAAACtga
- the LOC100836909 gene encoding tRNA wybutosine-synthesizing protein 2/3/4 isoform X1, with protein sequence MDFSRRKAAALAALSSPAPDKSPKGGVDAPIAPLLDAINSHADLFTTSSCSGRISVLAQPSPQPHPGEPKPKKKARGGGWVYISHDPADPDAVVELLFGGKAVGERGGGEELVLRFEPMIVAVECRDAAAAAALVAVAVGAGFRESGITSLQRRAMVAIRSSIRMEVPIGLIDGLVVSPEYIRYLVRIANCKMESNKKRMDGFLDVLQSKGLPGISGLLDGCNKTDSCCLGSKVKLSHNRTVQTHNEVLVAEKRSNDYSCEAGEKGDGEICEKSIEGSYFENRDPPRDNGAKYGFGNAERLMHEGKLSALSRNKCCHLSITDLKISGEPIEKLFLWGQSACAVNVGGEQRVVTFGGFGGPGRHARRNYSLLLDQKSGLLTEINVKESPSPRMGHTVAVIDNHIYAIGGRAGPSEILEDVWVFQSTENRWSRVECTGNIFRPRHRHAAAAAALKIYVFGGLSNEGMYSCMNILDTENMQWNVIAAASEWPCARHSHSLVSYGSKLYMFGGHDGQRALNDFYSFDITTLRWNKESTSGRTPSPRFSHCMFIYKHYLGILGGCPIRENNQEVALLSLEHRVWFHVSIPSLGQCLCVRSSAVVTDDDLVVVGGGASCYAFGTKFSQPVKIDLHLLDSVFELVYKKNDMVIESFDQISTTNLQEHEQNGTFVSHDVKSLVDTAASDFSDSDPLVLQMEKKYAKLAKDILKKFGWLDLARKVRVSQDNVHVLFPVSRIFHTLIIDHHSKMLDDDSCISEGVSECPEKKVLNASTSLHKALEILSSCHGSLLKDELALGRKAFKSPQTIMRELVSSLLEREGMPSQLLQQLPTRWETLGDITVLPKTCFKDPQWESIKEELWQLVAKLLGAQRLARQGKIMPNGTRDSTLELLVGDNGWVTHFENGISYSLDATKCMFSSGNRSEKLRMGQLDCSDEVVVDLFSGIGYFVLPFLVKANAKLVYACEWNPHALEALHRNVRDNRVADRCVILEGDNRVIAPKGVADRVCLGLIPSSECSWATAVKALRVEGGMLHIHGNVNDSDEASWLDSVVESISNTATTHGLSWKVSLEHVERVKWYGPHIQHVVVDVRCQAN encoded by the exons ATGGACTTCTCTCGCCGGaaagcggcggcgctggccgcgctctcctcgccggcgccggacaAGTCCCCTAAAGGCGGGGTAGACGCCCCCATCGCCCCACTTCTCGACGCCATCAACTCCCATGCGGATCTCttcaccacctcctcctgctccggcCGCATCTCAGTCCTCGCACAGCCCTCGCCGCAGCCTCACCCTGGTGAACCCAAGCCCAAGAAGAAGGCCCGTGGCGGCGGGTGGGTGTACATCTCGCATGACCCCGCCGACCCGGATGCCGTTGTGGAGTTGCTCTTCGGTGGGAAGGCTGTCGGGGAGAGGGGTGGAGGGGAGGAGCTGGTGCTCAGGTTCGAGCCGATGATTGTGGCGGTGGAGTGCAGGGAtgctgcggcggccgcggcgctcgtcgccgtGGCAGTCGGCGCGGGATTCCGGGAATCAG GTATCACAAGCTTGCAAAGACGTGCTATGGTAGCAATAAGATCCTCAATTCGCATGGAGGTCCCTATTGGCTtgattgatggacttgtagtTTCTCCCGAGTACATCCGGTACCTTGTTAGAATTGCCAACTGTAAAATGGAGTCAAACAAGAAGCGAATGGATGGATTTCTAGATGTTCTGCAGTCAAAG GGTCTGCCAGGAATATCTGGGTTGCTAGATGGTTGTAACAAAACAGATAGTTGTTGCTTGGGCTCCAAAGTTAAGTTGTCACACAATAGGACTGTGCAGACACATAATGAAGTGTTAGTTGCAGAAAAGAGAAGCAACGACTACAGTTGTGAAGCTGGCGAGAAAGGTGATGGCGAAATTTGTGAGAAGTCAATAGAAGGATCATATTTTGAAAATCGAGACCCTCCACGCGACAACGGTGCCAAGTATGGTTTTGGTAATGCTGAACG ATTAATGCATGAGGGGAAATTGTCAGCGTTATCACGAAATAAATGTTGCCATCTTTCTATTACTGATTTGAAGATTAGTGGTGAACCGATTGAGAAGCTCTTCTTGTGGGGCCAATCTGCCTGTGCTGTAAATGTTGGAGGAGAGCAGCGGGTCGTAACTTTTGGTGGTTTTGGAGGACCTGGGAGGCATGCAAGAAGAAATTACTCCCTTCTGCTTGATCAGAAATCTGGCTTGTTGACGGAAATAAATGTTAAAGAGTCACCTTCACCACGGATGGGTCATACAGTTGCTGTAATAGACAATCACATTTATGCTATTGGAGGTAGGGCTGGTCCTTCAGAAATTCTTGAAGATGTCTGGGTTTTCCAAAGCACTGAGAATAGATGGTCAAGAGTAGAGTGCACTGGAAATATTTTCCGTCCAAG ACACCgacatgctgctgctgcagcagctttGAAAATATATGTGTTTGGTGGACTCAGTAATGAAGGCATGTATTCTTGTATGAATATACTGGACACCGAAAACATGCAGTGGAATGTGATTGCTGCAGCTAGTGAATGGCCGTGTGCTCGGCATTCACATTCTCTGGTGTCTTATGGTTCAAAGTTGTACATGTTTGGGGGTCATGATGGTCAGCGGGCACTAAACGACTTCTATAGTTTTGATATAACAACGCTTAGGTGGAACAAAGAAAGCACTAGTGGAAGAACACCATCTCCTAGATTTTCACATTGCATGTTCATCTACAAACACTATCTTGGGATACTTGGTGGTTGCCCTATTAGAGAAAACAACCAAGAAGTTGCTCTGCTAAGCTTAGAGCATAGAGTTTGGTTCCATGTTTCTATTCCATCTCTAGGCCAATGCCTCTGTGTCCGTAGCTCAGCTGTTGTCACTGATGATGATCTTGTTGTcgttggtggtggtgcatcttGCTATGCATTTGGAACAAAATTTAGTCAACCAGTAAAAATTGATCTTCATTTACTGGATTCAGTATTTGAACTTGTTTACAAGAAAAATGACATGGTTATAGAAAGTTTTGATCAAATATCTACCACAAATTTACAAGAACATGAGCAAAATGGCACCTTTGTTAGTCATGATGTGAAGTCACTGGTTGATACTGCCGCTAGTGATTTTTCTGATTCAGACCCTctagttctccaaatggaaaAGAAGTATGCCAAATTAGCAAAGGACATTCTGAAAAAGTTTGGTTGGTTGGACCTTGCTAGAAAAGTTCGAGTCAGCCAGGATAATGTCCATGTTCTTTTTCCTGTTAGTAGAATCTTTCACACCCTAATCATTGATCATCATTCCAAGATGCTAGATGATGACTCGTGTATCTCTGAAGGAGTATCAGAATGTCCTGAAAAGAAGGTTTTAAATGCTAGCACTTCTCTTCATAAAGCTTTGGAAATATTGTCATCATGCCATGGTTCCCTTTTGAAAGATGAACTAGCACTCGGCCGAAAAGCTTTTAAGTCACCTCAAACCATCATGAGAGAACTTGTATCTTCTCTACTGGAAAGAGAAGGAATGCCCTCTCAGTTGTTACAGCAGCTGCCAACTAG GTGGGAAACCCTGGGTGATATCACTGTGCTTCCGAAGACTTGTTTTAAGGACCCACAATGGGAATCAATTAAAGAAGAACTTTGGCAACTAGTTGCCAAGTTGCTTGGGGCACAACGTCTTGCACGCCAA GGGAAAATCATGCCAAATGGCACACGAGATAGCACATTAGAACTTCTCGTGGGTGATAATGGCTGGGTAACCCACTTTGAAAATGGCATCTCGTATTCACTTGATGCAACAAAATGCATGTTTTCTTCTGGTAATCGCTCCGAGAAGCTTCGCATGGGGCAGCTTGATTGTAGTGATGAAGTGGTTGTGGACTTGTTTTCTGGAATTGGATACTTTGTGCTCCCATTTCTTGTGAA GGCTAATGCCAAGTTGGTTTATGCATGTGAATGGAATCCACATGCTCTGGAGGCTCTTCACCGGAATGTCAGGGACAACCGTGTAGCAGATAGGTGTGTTATACTTGAAGGAGATAACCGTGTGATAGCACCAAAA GGGGTTGCTGATCGTGTTTGTCTTGGGCTGATACCCTCCAGTGAATGTAGCTGGGCCACTGCTGTTAAGGCTTTAAG GGTTGAAGGAGGCATGCTGCATATACATGGGAATGTCAACGACTCAGATGAAGCGAGCTGGTTGGACAGTGTTGTTGAGTCCATCAGTAATACTGCCACAACTCATG GACTATCTTGGAAAGTCTCTCTGGAGCATGTGGAACGCGTCAAATGGTATGGGCCGCATATTCAACATGTTGTAGTTGATGTCAGATGCCAAGCAAACtga
- the LOC100836909 gene encoding tRNA wybutosine-synthesizing protein 2/3/4 isoform X3, with amino-acid sequence MDFSRRKAAALAALSSPAPDKSPKGGVDAPIAPLLDAINSHADLFTTSSCSGRISVLAQPSPQPHPGEPKPKKKARGGGWVYISHDPADPDAVVELLFGGKAVGERGGGEELVLRFEPMIVAVECRDAAAAAALVAVAVGAGFRESGITSLQRRAMVAIRSSIRMEVPIGLIDGLVVSPEYIRYLVRIANCKMESNKKRMDGFLDVLQSKGLPGISGLLDGCNKTDSCCLGSKVKLSHNRTVQTHNEVLVAEKRSNDYSCEAGEKGDGEICEKSIEGSYFENRDPPRDNGAKYGFGNAERLMHEGKLSALSRNKCCHLSITDLKISGEPIEKLFLWGQSACAVNVGGEQRVVTFGGFGGPGRHARRNYSLLLDQKSGLLTEINVKESPSPRMGHTVAVIDNHIYAIGGRAGPSEILEDVWVFQSTENRWSRVECTGNIFRPRHRHAAAAAALKIYVFGGLSNEGMYSCMNILDTENMQWNVIAAASEWPCARHSHSLVSYGSKLYMFGGHDGQRALNDFYSFDITTLRWNKESTSGRTPSPRFSHCMFIYKHYLGILGGCPIRENNQEVALLSLEHRVWFHVSIPSLGQCLCVRSSAVVTDDDLVVVGGGASCYAFGTKFSQPVKIDLHLLDSVFELVYKKNDMVIESFDQISTTNLQEHEQNGTFVSHDVKSLVDTAASDFSDSDPLVLQMEKKYAKLAKDILKKFGWLDLARKVRVSQDNVHVLFPVSRIFHTLIIDHHSKMLDDDSCISEGVSECPEKKVLNASTSLHKALEILSSCHGSLLKDELALGRKAFKSPQTIMRELVSSLLEREGMPSQLLQQLPTRWETLGDITVLPKTCFKDPQWESIKEELWQLVAKLLGAQRLARQGKIMPNGTRDSTLELLVGDNGWVTHFENGISYSLDATKCMFSSGNRSEKLRMGQLDCSDEVVVDLFSGIGYFVLPFLVKANAKLVYACEWNPHALEALHRNVRDNRVADRGLLIVFVLG; translated from the exons ATGGACTTCTCTCGCCGGaaagcggcggcgctggccgcgctctcctcgccggcgccggacaAGTCCCCTAAAGGCGGGGTAGACGCCCCCATCGCCCCACTTCTCGACGCCATCAACTCCCATGCGGATCTCttcaccacctcctcctgctccggcCGCATCTCAGTCCTCGCACAGCCCTCGCCGCAGCCTCACCCTGGTGAACCCAAGCCCAAGAAGAAGGCCCGTGGCGGCGGGTGGGTGTACATCTCGCATGACCCCGCCGACCCGGATGCCGTTGTGGAGTTGCTCTTCGGTGGGAAGGCTGTCGGGGAGAGGGGTGGAGGGGAGGAGCTGGTGCTCAGGTTCGAGCCGATGATTGTGGCGGTGGAGTGCAGGGAtgctgcggcggccgcggcgctcgtcgccgtGGCAGTCGGCGCGGGATTCCGGGAATCAG GTATCACAAGCTTGCAAAGACGTGCTATGGTAGCAATAAGATCCTCAATTCGCATGGAGGTCCCTATTGGCTtgattgatggacttgtagtTTCTCCCGAGTACATCCGGTACCTTGTTAGAATTGCCAACTGTAAAATGGAGTCAAACAAGAAGCGAATGGATGGATTTCTAGATGTTCTGCAGTCAAAG GGTCTGCCAGGAATATCTGGGTTGCTAGATGGTTGTAACAAAACAGATAGTTGTTGCTTGGGCTCCAAAGTTAAGTTGTCACACAATAGGACTGTGCAGACACATAATGAAGTGTTAGTTGCAGAAAAGAGAAGCAACGACTACAGTTGTGAAGCTGGCGAGAAAGGTGATGGCGAAATTTGTGAGAAGTCAATAGAAGGATCATATTTTGAAAATCGAGACCCTCCACGCGACAACGGTGCCAAGTATGGTTTTGGTAATGCTGAACG ATTAATGCATGAGGGGAAATTGTCAGCGTTATCACGAAATAAATGTTGCCATCTTTCTATTACTGATTTGAAGATTAGTGGTGAACCGATTGAGAAGCTCTTCTTGTGGGGCCAATCTGCCTGTGCTGTAAATGTTGGAGGAGAGCAGCGGGTCGTAACTTTTGGTGGTTTTGGAGGACCTGGGAGGCATGCAAGAAGAAATTACTCCCTTCTGCTTGATCAGAAATCTGGCTTGTTGACGGAAATAAATGTTAAAGAGTCACCTTCACCACGGATGGGTCATACAGTTGCTGTAATAGACAATCACATTTATGCTATTGGAGGTAGGGCTGGTCCTTCAGAAATTCTTGAAGATGTCTGGGTTTTCCAAAGCACTGAGAATAGATGGTCAAGAGTAGAGTGCACTGGAAATATTTTCCGTCCAAG ACACCgacatgctgctgctgcagcagctttGAAAATATATGTGTTTGGTGGACTCAGTAATGAAGGCATGTATTCTTGTATGAATATACTGGACACCGAAAACATGCAGTGGAATGTGATTGCTGCAGCTAGTGAATGGCCGTGTGCTCGGCATTCACATTCTCTGGTGTCTTATGGTTCAAAGTTGTACATGTTTGGGGGTCATGATGGTCAGCGGGCACTAAACGACTTCTATAGTTTTGATATAACAACGCTTAGGTGGAACAAAGAAAGCACTAGTGGAAGAACACCATCTCCTAGATTTTCACATTGCATGTTCATCTACAAACACTATCTTGGGATACTTGGTGGTTGCCCTATTAGAGAAAACAACCAAGAAGTTGCTCTGCTAAGCTTAGAGCATAGAGTTTGGTTCCATGTTTCTATTCCATCTCTAGGCCAATGCCTCTGTGTCCGTAGCTCAGCTGTTGTCACTGATGATGATCTTGTTGTcgttggtggtggtgcatcttGCTATGCATTTGGAACAAAATTTAGTCAACCAGTAAAAATTGATCTTCATTTACTGGATTCAGTATTTGAACTTGTTTACAAGAAAAATGACATGGTTATAGAAAGTTTTGATCAAATATCTACCACAAATTTACAAGAACATGAGCAAAATGGCACCTTTGTTAGTCATGATGTGAAGTCACTGGTTGATACTGCCGCTAGTGATTTTTCTGATTCAGACCCTctagttctccaaatggaaaAGAAGTATGCCAAATTAGCAAAGGACATTCTGAAAAAGTTTGGTTGGTTGGACCTTGCTAGAAAAGTTCGAGTCAGCCAGGATAATGTCCATGTTCTTTTTCCTGTTAGTAGAATCTTTCACACCCTAATCATTGATCATCATTCCAAGATGCTAGATGATGACTCGTGTATCTCTGAAGGAGTATCAGAATGTCCTGAAAAGAAGGTTTTAAATGCTAGCACTTCTCTTCATAAAGCTTTGGAAATATTGTCATCATGCCATGGTTCCCTTTTGAAAGATGAACTAGCACTCGGCCGAAAAGCTTTTAAGTCACCTCAAACCATCATGAGAGAACTTGTATCTTCTCTACTGGAAAGAGAAGGAATGCCCTCTCAGTTGTTACAGCAGCTGCCAACTAG GTGGGAAACCCTGGGTGATATCACTGTGCTTCCGAAGACTTGTTTTAAGGACCCACAATGGGAATCAATTAAAGAAGAACTTTGGCAACTAGTTGCCAAGTTGCTTGGGGCACAACGTCTTGCACGCCAA GGGAAAATCATGCCAAATGGCACACGAGATAGCACATTAGAACTTCTCGTGGGTGATAATGGCTGGGTAACCCACTTTGAAAATGGCATCTCGTATTCACTTGATGCAACAAAATGCATGTTTTCTTCTGGTAATCGCTCCGAGAAGCTTCGCATGGGGCAGCTTGATTGTAGTGATGAAGTGGTTGTGGACTTGTTTTCTGGAATTGGATACTTTGTGCTCCCATTTCTTGTGAA GGCTAATGCCAAGTTGGTTTATGCATGTGAATGGAATCCACATGCTCTGGAGGCTCTTCACCGGAATGTCAGGGACAACCGTGTAGCAGATAG GGGGTTGCTGATCGTGTTTGTCTTGGGCTGA